Proteins co-encoded in one Neodiprion lecontei isolate iyNeoLeco1 chromosome 3, iyNeoLeco1.1, whole genome shotgun sequence genomic window:
- the LOC107227074 gene encoding serine-rich adhesin for platelets-like isoform X4, with amino-acid sequence MPSKDESICESMSGEMNTSIMAELNNAIKSIVVATETDPVFENFLDEIIGPNVDTDTSPDEEHDFRVSLEHETNSRIQTEPSNTAVVDMELEEVTSVVSTKSTSSNGITELPLKHRLRSSSRQQNSKPEDERDRTKDVERVDNALEDHNAEAIRSIINANIVGNKQMSDKGPAVGNAIAAKPAVAIQSTDLSQPVSIPPTSQIADSTEVVENDLTSHKSSEEPAVKNLICPNSNSELNGNQINLISEQEMMAMPTLILCSAAEVCNSIKAENLSSSQSTVSYPEPRFVPIAPKGPDNLEPMLPLYLRAVHVPIQVQSKIQPEVATKVEKMITNPPSSSQVSRANTKCNRKMMKKKKNLKPAIVPTNTAVESKTLSVTNTEQTSSAEVESITLYANDNSFGTLIENAGNMPMINLDDTMALTGTGFSPYLKFHDNKNITSTSNVSSAKLTNDVPIEQLDVDIKVDESKVLPHTENILFARNTPKSLLRNRSRNNRLSMSTPRRRSNHIRALDFNTPKKSSSSEQKTGSDKSVQFSPKSSKRIRSACRTSLFKSPPFSGSVTMSQKIKTPVKDQQPCKVPIATRSPAPKLLGGWDKYTGVGMILGGTSPHPSSSSTSVEHDEPPSYSQAKSSSCTVKKSWDADLRQVLQDYQQPSCSTLLVKKGPVKVKSRVGKSCSAGRKENASKSEGSENAEQSKHGVIMDRNESKFIVKRGVNSFDEVISDVVADVSPSVANKEISLHEKRSALNTNVELVVQTDAQIVTSELRHEHALKDEMESSEGFDVSKTKEKLSVKKYAILKTLETKISKHKYNREIESTTLCPNDSSQKKSECLKVSPETHSLTTHILQMCDLETPRKGDISPGIPPTPRMLSPSSITITPFTNRTQESSKVPGIISTPDFPPTPNIRLTPKTMEEITIDAIKKGEFGTCSPYYEPSTEQPNIVDNVFSSLNTTKKSGSEVVPVAPSMKTDPDDMLNSGVDNDFIRSTLKRKPEITQFEVIKENLSKEEADKELKISTNSTSTEVLLPELIYATPINIQEQIEDENVFERSPQNQSTDSTSLNESSKSSSSGTSSSSSTSSSCSCSSFATTSTPFKSVTKCKTKSNACDTSTDSSAKNQPDVLNTHDLISKLSPITVNNGVAAVESYKNLFEMQNTSSLEKGETSPLKVLLLNKTQEEVDASTKETPLKDKALLSEANISETPSSSKSGVENLTNLKSKLSTLDNSGYEDSSKQNQVVNKTHIHPFTRLKPKIISVQHFLPDVSLALKPPLLSEIVSNTTQPSNSQVSSSSVTLDCKLGMHLEEKRLRLMAKLKSNPQTKIAPNRVRFKQVNLNAKMNTKEKHTIATFSTYEQRKSSTQTMSDNPATKQVIQIQKKTNPNATNSSRASSKRISENESNEGAQLTQSKEASVKLISEDCKQKKCDAAQSGTKKSSNMNTHKSSTIRKKDCNAPLKSRKSIRRIRNRQVLQETAKVECDSKICDAMRNEDPLTVGLTTLDYDTSQPMSYTELNEDLGATSKIIDPRHSTELIAIVSQKCETIFEKDSDDKNDEECPVENITIPVKKSQTVQLSKVDQIRRDLFSDEENSDQRTTRSKTRQLSDTQKSEPSMPVYSAQSEPKICEIVPKKSKEELTNVLECLKLVPANKTETIGNTGNSSQLHINELGEYQFFHTDSVSIKKKRTKFRSSSLEYIISRYLDDDNGTECQKVMTSTAYEEIFNHSPRPKKRVVAKKLKIKNSKSTKEEALKPTSTLGTKFENDIIETSVVLSSSVKLKTAPSKVKKNATKTQTKSLMLTKKDDETEHEDGNPDSEKLKISDSVEDQPIEKKRRIADPQSLLKKLDLDLFLTSVHGPVGQ; translated from the exons ATGCCTTCTAAGGATGAAAGCATTTGTGAGTCTATGAGTGGCGAGATGAACACCTCGATCATGGCTGAGCTGAATAATGCAATTAAATCCATAGTTGTAGCGACAGAAACGGATccagtatttgaaaattttttggacgaGATCATAGGACCAAATGTGGATACCGATACCAGTCCAGATGAAGAGCATGACTTCAGAGTTAGTTTGGAACATGAAACAAATTCTAG AATTCAGACAGAACCATCTAATACCGCTGTAGTTGACATGGAACTGGAAGAAGTAACTTCAGTAGTATCCACTAAAAGTACGAGTTCAAATGGCATAACGGAGTTACCTTTGAAGCACAGATTACGTAGTTCATCTCGACAACAGAATAGTAAGCCGGAGGACGAAAGAGACAGAACAAAAGACGTTGAAAGAGTTGACAATGCTCTTGAAGATCATAACGCTGAAGCTATTCGGAGTATTATTAATGCAAACATTGTTGGAAATAAACAAATGTCAGACAAAGGTCCTGCAGTCGGGAATGCTATAGCAGCAAAGCCTGCTGTGGCTATCCAGTCCACTGACTTGTCGCAACCTGTATCAATTCCTCCTACAAGTCAGATCGCAGACAGTACTGAAGTAGTGGAAAATGATCTTACAAGCCACAAAAGTAGTGAGGAACCAGCCGTTAAAAACCTCATTTGTCCAAATTCTAATTCTGAGCTAAATGGCAATCAGATTAATCTCATCAGTGAACAAGAAATGATGGCGATGCCTACATTAATTCTTTGTTCTGCAGCAGAAGTGTGCAATAGTATTAAAGCAGAAAATCTGt CCTCATCCCAGTCAACTGTGTCTTACCCTGAACCTCGATTCGTTCCCATTGCCCCAAAAG GACCTGACAATTTGGAGCCAATGTTGCCGTTGTATCTTAGAGCTGTACATGTTCCAATACAAGTTCAATCGAAGATTCAACCTGAAGTCGCTACCAAAGTAGAGAAAATGATAACGAATCCTCCATCGTCATCACAGGTATCAAGAGCTAATACAAAGTGTAATcgcaaaatgatgaaaaaaaagaaaaatcttaaGCCTGCTATTGTACCGACAAATACCGCCGTAGAGTCTAAAACTTTGTCGGTTACGAACACAGAACAGACTAGTTCTGCAGAAGTTGAGTCTATAACACTTTATGCAAATGACAATAGCTTTGGAACACTGATTGAAAATGCTGGGAATATGCCAATGATAAATCTTGATGATACAATGGCCTTAACTGGTACCGGTTTCTCTCCCTATCTAAAATTCCACGATAACAAAAATATCACATCAACATCCAACGTATCATCAGCAAAACTGACCAATGATGTTCCGATTGAACAATTAGATGTGGATATCAAGGTTGACGAATCTAAAGTATTGCCTCATacggaaaatattttatttgctCGGAACACTCCAAAGTCATTGTTAAGAAATAGGTCCAGAAATAACAGATTAAGCATGTCAACCCCTCGAAGGCGAAGCAATCACATAAGAGCACTGGATTTTAACACCccaaaaaaatcatcaagtTCTGAGCAGAAGACAGGCAGCGACAAAAGTGTACAATTTTCTCCAAAATCGTCTAAACGTATAAGGTCAGCTTGTAGAACAAGCCTCTTCAAGTCTCCACCTTTTTCTGGTTCGGTAACGATGtcacagaaaataaaaacaccaGTGAAAGATCAGCAGCCATGTAAAGTACCAATTGCTACCAGAAGCCCTGCTCCAAAGTTACTCGGAGGCTGGGATAAGTACACTGGCGTTGGAATGATCCTTGGCGGCACATCTCCACATCCCAGTTCTTCGTCGACATCCGTCGAACACGATGAACCACCATCCTATTCTCAAGCAAAATCCTCGTCATgtactgtgaaaaaaagttgggATGCCGATCTTAGGCAAGTTTTACAGGACTATCAACAACCTTCGTGTTCAACATTGCTAGTGAAAAAGGGACCTGTAAAAGTGAAAAGTAGAGTTGGGAAAAGCTGCAGCGCAGGTAGAAAGGAAAATGCTTCAAAATCTGAAGGAAGTGAAAATGCTGAGCAGTCTAAGCATGGCGTAATAATGGACCGGaatgaatcgaaatttattgtaaaacgGGGTGTGAATAGTTTTGACGAAGTTATATCTGATGTAGTTGCGGATGTTAGTCCTTCAGTAGCAAACAAAGAGATATCACTGCATGAAAAGCGCTCTGCTTTAAATACAAATGTCGAATTAGTCGTGCAAACCGATGCACAGATCGTTACCTCCGAATTACGGCATGAACATGCTCTTAAAGATGAGATGGAATCCTCTGAAGGCTTCGATGTGagtaaaacgaaagaaaaactgaGTGTTAAAAAGTATGCTATATTAAAAACtttggaaacaaaaatttcaaaacacaaGTACAATCGTGAAATCGAAAGCACAACTTTATGCCCTAATGACTCTAGCCAAAAGAAAAGTGAATGTTTGAAAGTTTCTCCTGAAACTCATAGTTTAACAACTCACATATTGCAAATGTGTGATTTAGAAACTCCAAGAAAAGGCGATATTTCTCCTGGTATTCCTCCCACTCCAAGAATGCTCAGTCCAAGTAGCATTACTATAACTCCATTTACGAACAGGACCCAGGAATCAAGCAAAGTTCCAGGTATCATTAGTACGCCGGATTTTCCACCGACTCCAAACATAAGGCTAACGCCAAAAACAATGGAAGAAATCACGATTGATGCAATCAAGAAAGGAGAGTTTGGAACATGTTCGCCTTATTATGAACCGAGTACAGAACAGCCGAATATTGTAGATAACGTGTTCAGTAGCCTAAATACCACGAAAAAAAGTGGGTCCGAAGTTGTACCTGTTGCACCGTCCATGAAAACGGACCCTGATGATATGCTCAATAGTGGGGTggataatgattttataagAAGTACTTTAAAGCGTAAACCAGAAATAACACAGTTTGAAGTAATAAaggaaaatttgtcaaaagaAGAAGCTGACAAAGAGTTGAAGATATCGACAAATTCTACAAGTACTGAAGTACTATTACCTGAATTGATCTATGCGACACCTATTAATATTCAAGAACagattgaagatgaaaatgtttttgaaCGGTCCCCACAAAATCAGAGTACTGATTCCACAAGTCTAAATGAATCGAGCAAATCGTCATCATCTGGCACTAGTTCATCTTCATCAACGTCATCATCATGTAGTTGCTCCAGTTTTGCGACTACATCTACGCCATTCAAGTCGGTAacaaaatgtaaaacaaaatctaACGCGTGCGATACCAGCACTGACTCTAGTGCCAAAAATCAACCCGATGTACTGAATACTCACGATTTAATAAGTAAACTTTCTCCCATAACTGTAAACAACGGCGTTGCTGCAGTAGAAAGTTACAAAAATCTCTTTGAAATGCAAAATACTTCGTCATTAGAGAAAGGAGAAACATCACCTTTAAAAGTACTGTTACTGAATAAGACTCAGGAGGAGGTAGATGCTTCAACAAAGGAAACACCGCTTAAAGATAAGGCACTACTGTCCGAGGCTAATATTTCGGAAACTCCTAGTAGCTCTAAATCTGGAGTAGAAAATTTAACCAATTTAAAGTCAAAACTTTCTACTTTGGACAATTCTGGCTATGAAGATAGTTCAAAACAGAATCAGGTAGTTAATAAAACTCATATTCATCCTTTTACAAGACTGAAACCGAAAATTATAAGTGTGCAACACTTTTTGCCAGATGTTTCACTTGCACTCAAGCCACCATTGCTATCTGAAATTGTAAGCAATACAACACAACCTTCGAATAGCCAAGTCTCCTCATCATCCGTTACATTAGATTGTAAGCTTGGTATGcatttggaagaaaaaagactGCGTCTTATGGCTAAGCTGAAAAGTAATCCTCAGACAAAGATAGCTCCAAATAGAGTAAGGTTCAAACAAGTAAATTTAAATGCGAAAATGAATACCAAAGAAAAACATACTATAGCCACATTTTCCACTTATGAACAGAGAAAGAGTTCAACTCAAACAATGTCTGATAATCCAGCAACAAAGcaagttattcaaattcaaaaaaaaacaaaccccAATGCGACAAACAGTAGCAGAGCATCAAGCAAACGGATTTCGGAAAATGAAAGTAATGAGGGAGCACAGCTTACGCAATCCAAAGAAGCTtcggtgaaattaatttctgaagactgtaaacagaaaaaatgtGATGCAGCTCAAAGTGGCACAAAAAAGTCATCTAATATGAATACACACAAAAGTTCtacgataagaaaaaaagactgTAATGCACCTCTGAAAAGTAGAAAATCGATCAGGAGAATACGAAATCGGCAAGTGCTTCAGGAGACTGCCAAAGTTGAGTGTGACTCCAAAATTTGTGATGCGATGAGAAATGAAGATCCATTGACAGTGGGTTTGACTACATTAGATTACGATACCTCACAACCAATGAGTTACACGGAATTGAATGAAGACCTTGGAGCTACTAGCAAAATTATTGATCCAAGACATTCAACCGAACTTATAGCAATTGTATCCCAAAAGTGTGAaacgattttcgaaaaagaTTCCGATGACAAAAATGATGAGGAATGTCCTGTAGAAAATATCACCATTCCAGTGAAAAAAAGTCAGACTGTTCAGTTGTCTAAAGTCGACCAGATCAGAAGGGATCTTTTCAGTGATGAGGAAAATAGCGATCAAAGAACTACTCGTTCGAAAACCCGTCAATTATCGGATACGCAAAAAAGTGAACCTTCTATGCCTGTTTATAGCGCTCAATCCGAACCGAAGATTTGTGAGATTGTGCctaaaaaatcaaaagaagAATTAACAAATGTTTTGGAATGTTTGAAATTAGTTCCGGCGAATAAAACTGAAACAATTGGGAACACAGGCAACAGTTCTCAATTACATATTAACGAGTTGGGTGAATATCAGTTTTTCCATACTGATTCCGTatcaataaagaaaaagagaacaaagTTTCGTAGTAGTAGTTTGGAATATATAATATCTCGGTATCTTGATGATGACAACGGAACAGAATGTCAGAAGGTAATGACATCCACTGCttatgaagaaattttcaatcattctcCAAGACCAAAGAAAAGAGTAGTGGCTAAGAagctgaaaattaaaaattccaaatCCACAAAAGAAGAGGCTCTGAAACCCACAAGTACACTtggaacaaaatttgaaaacgataTAATAGAGACATCAGTTGTTTTATCTTCGAgcgtgaaattaaaaaccgCACCATCCAAAGTTAAGAAGAATGCTACAAAAACGCAAACCAAGAGCCTCATGTTGACTAAGAAAGATGATGAAACGGAGCAT